Proteins encoded within one genomic window of Nonomuraea gerenzanensis:
- a CDS encoding ABC transporter ATP-binding protein — MSAADRREPRTGSEILRTALRRNAGAMAGGTVLMGLYQAGETAFPIALGLIVEHALQERSLGSLGWSIVALAVIITTVSLSWRFGMRILQKANTTEAHRWRVRVADCGLQPVARDTGLKSGEVLTVATEDADQTADIIEVVPLLISSLVAVLITAVALGVADLWLGVLVIVGTIAILTILSVLSKRIGEATREQQARVARAGAKVADLISGLRPLHGFGGNQAAFLSYRKVSAQARDQAVGVARINGAYAGAALALNAILAAAVTLAAGWLALSGRISIGQLVMAVGLAQFIIEPLKLFSEMPKYVMIARASADRMALVLAAPPVMDPGTERPSPGGGLEVDSVSHGSLRELKFHVAAGEFVAVAAYQAREAADLAAILAVHVPPGAYEGVVRVGGRELQDLSVEALREHLLVNPYHAEIFAGTLRTNLDPSGTGRPVEAAVEASMLTDVVALHPEGLDHEVRDRGANLSGGQRQRLSLARALAADPGILVLHDPTTAVDAVTEQLIARNVAELRRGRTMIVITSSPALLDAADRVLVLDGGVVTAEDTHRHLLHTDETYRQAVAR; from the coding sequence ATGAGCGCCGCTGACCGGCGGGAGCCCCGCACGGGCTCCGAGATCCTCCGGACGGCGCTGCGGCGCAACGCGGGCGCCATGGCGGGCGGCACCGTGCTCATGGGCCTGTACCAGGCGGGCGAGACGGCCTTCCCCATCGCGCTCGGCCTGATCGTCGAGCACGCGCTGCAGGAGCGCAGCCTCGGCTCGCTCGGCTGGTCGATCGTCGCCCTGGCGGTGATCATCACGACCGTTTCGCTGTCGTGGCGGTTCGGGATGCGCATCCTGCAGAAGGCCAACACGACGGAGGCGCACCGCTGGCGGGTGCGGGTCGCCGACTGCGGGCTGCAGCCGGTGGCCAGGGACACCGGCCTGAAGTCCGGCGAGGTGCTGACCGTCGCCACGGAGGACGCCGACCAGACCGCCGACATCATCGAGGTGGTGCCGCTGCTGATCAGCTCGCTGGTCGCGGTGCTGATCACGGCGGTCGCGCTGGGCGTGGCCGACCTCTGGCTGGGGGTGCTGGTGATCGTGGGCACCATCGCGATCCTGACCATCCTCAGCGTGCTGTCCAAGCGGATCGGCGAGGCCACCCGCGAGCAGCAGGCGCGGGTGGCGCGGGCGGGCGCGAAGGTGGCCGACCTGATCAGCGGCCTGCGCCCGCTGCACGGGTTCGGCGGCAACCAGGCGGCGTTCCTGTCGTACAGGAAGGTGAGCGCGCAGGCGCGGGACCAGGCGGTCGGCGTCGCCAGGATCAACGGCGCGTACGCCGGGGCCGCGCTGGCGCTCAACGCGATCCTCGCCGCCGCGGTGACCCTGGCGGCCGGCTGGCTGGCGCTGAGCGGCCGGATCAGCATCGGGCAGCTCGTCATGGCCGTGGGGCTGGCGCAGTTCATCATCGAGCCGCTCAAGCTGTTCTCCGAGATGCCGAAGTACGTGATGATCGCGCGGGCGTCGGCGGACCGGATGGCGCTGGTGCTGGCCGCTCCCCCGGTGATGGATCCGGGCACGGAGCGCCCGTCGCCGGGCGGCGGCCTGGAGGTGGACAGCGTAAGTCACGGGTCCCTGCGGGAGCTGAAGTTCCACGTGGCGGCGGGCGAGTTCGTGGCCGTGGCCGCCTACCAGGCGCGCGAGGCGGCCGACCTGGCCGCGATCCTGGCCGTGCACGTCCCGCCCGGCGCCTACGAGGGCGTGGTGCGGGTCGGCGGGCGGGAGCTGCAGGACCTGTCGGTCGAGGCGCTGCGCGAGCACCTGCTGGTCAACCCGTACCACGCGGAGATCTTCGCGGGCACCCTGCGCACGAACCTCGACCCGTCGGGGACGGGCCGCCCCGTCGAGGCGGCCGTCGAGGCGTCCATGCTGACCGACGTCGTCGCCCTCCACCCGGAGGGCCTCGACCACGAGGTCCGCGACCGCGGCGCGAACCTGTCGGGCGGCCAGCGCCAGCGTCTCTCCCTGGCCCGCGCCCTGGCCGCCGACCCCGGCATCCTGGTCCTGCACGACCCGACGACGGCGGTGGACGCGGTCACCGAGCAGCTCATCGCGCGCAACGTGGCGGAGCTGCGGCGGGGGCGCACGATGATCGTGATCACCAGCAGCCCCGCGCTGCTCGACGCGGCCGACCGCGTGCTCGTCCTGGACGGTGGGGTCGTCACCGCCGAGGACACCCATCGCCACCTGTTGCACACCGACGAGACCTATCGTCAGGCGGTGGCCAGATGA
- a CDS encoding CHAT domain-containing protein, protein MLHSTDLLVSLLLTERHGDDLTPLLGEEGRSTALATIPEAERPLVAAAAAITAGEPKRALRALDGLRGSVEVLEVAAALRVAARTADIHLYPGGGAPQDTLLDAGSVSAPADPGADLVVQVAARMIPLVAWSRAVAESALAGVDEGMSAVYKEFQELGERLTSRDALCYLLLAQADVARRAGSMQGVAAPLAEAHRLAGDDPLMNAHLALTEGDWALAPAAHPDILSLSLTRLPVEVALPAADLTSARGHYLRAGELYASAGATAGRAAVTLRLACLMREDAAGDPVPLLRQAAEAAAGSGRRSMRRLIETHLLLDRLDAGEDVPLDEMDALAAWSRAEGGDGFAQGIVRLLLARARQLRESGPSLPAMRAMRLARRLATLADAPQERALAGRDLIDLVSEANFRFASIVLLAGEAAQHVAGLGTGSVDALAWTRAADVVNELDNVAESSADPDLKRVAAAYLNAVVDAADRIRERPAGVEQALAATREAARQARPLILRYEGRRDEQAGRRRESRMHLQEALDALRDDDVLLRIVLLAELGRRDEAHEITMTLLKAGRLHLDFAVSLFLILEDPETAQLALQVLDQQGWPPPARRPWLGPARRAELAAALGRFDEAVTHGARAIEDFENRSAGLVREVLRTSMTDDVNVAAMYHFAVMAHLGLAGQAGSPAEADRAVRDAFQLADRCRGLVVDLLRALDELPDGAPRDAVGHWLRAGSAWAAAYEGLARQVAGASADPPAPEEVQRRILAVEDELEAAESAVAELAPQVLTGWRERRPGANWDEVRAGLTGDRVLLYYEAFGQDLVVWAADPDGLRHYRVRIRERDLAADVRAFHQSCATGWYDRRLGERLTGLLLGPVESMIPDDSHVIVVPHRSLALLPFHALPWRDKVLGERNHVSHLPSAALLARPGAARVPDLNGPALLVGNPAYSPQRGLHPLGGSATEVAAIAGLLGDAEVLTGDDATEQAVRTRAPGCRILHLATHGLVDELAPHRSYLALAGDGRLTVGDLMGLDLGADLVVLSACHTGKGTATAGGDIVGLVRAAVTAGARHVVVSLWPADDQAAALLMTGMYRRLAAGDGVTRALTSVRRWVRTLDEDARDVAYETLRRDVGTGGASGARDLRPEGPAPGPEIGSPYFWGSFVHYGV, encoded by the coding sequence ATGTTGCACTCGACCGATCTGCTCGTATCGCTGCTCCTGACGGAACGTCACGGTGACGACCTCACACCCCTCCTGGGAGAGGAGGGCCGATCAACCGCCCTGGCCACGATCCCGGAAGCCGAGCGCCCGCTGGTCGCCGCGGCCGCGGCGATCACCGCCGGAGAGCCCAAGCGCGCCCTGCGCGCCCTCGACGGCCTGCGGGGGTCCGTCGAGGTGCTGGAGGTGGCGGCGGCGCTGCGGGTGGCCGCCCGGACGGCCGACATCCACCTCTATCCGGGCGGAGGGGCGCCTCAGGACACGCTGCTCGATGCCGGGTCCGTTTCGGCGCCGGCGGACCCGGGAGCCGACCTCGTCGTCCAGGTCGCGGCACGCATGATCCCGCTCGTTGCGTGGTCGAGGGCGGTGGCCGAGAGCGCGCTCGCGGGCGTCGACGAGGGCATGTCCGCCGTGTACAAGGAGTTCCAGGAGCTCGGTGAACGGCTGACCTCGCGGGACGCGCTCTGCTATCTGCTGCTGGCGCAGGCCGACGTGGCCAGGCGTGCGGGCAGCATGCAGGGAGTGGCGGCCCCTCTCGCCGAGGCCCATCGGCTGGCGGGCGACGATCCGCTGATGAACGCGCACCTCGCGCTCACCGAAGGGGACTGGGCCCTGGCCCCGGCCGCACATCCGGACATCCTGTCCCTGTCGCTGACCCGGCTCCCCGTCGAGGTGGCGCTGCCCGCCGCCGACCTCACGTCGGCCCGCGGGCACTACCTGCGGGCCGGAGAGCTGTACGCGAGCGCGGGAGCCACCGCCGGACGCGCGGCGGTCACGCTGCGGCTGGCCTGCCTGATGCGCGAGGACGCCGCCGGCGACCCGGTGCCCCTGCTGCGGCAGGCCGCCGAGGCGGCGGCCGGCTCAGGGCGGCGGTCCATGCGCCGCCTTATAGAGACGCACCTGCTTCTCGACCGGCTCGACGCCGGTGAGGACGTGCCCCTCGACGAGATGGACGCCCTGGCGGCGTGGAGCCGGGCCGAGGGCGGCGACGGGTTCGCGCAGGGCATCGTTCGGCTGCTGCTGGCCAGGGCCCGCCAGCTACGGGAGAGCGGGCCGTCCCTGCCCGCCATGCGGGCGATGCGGCTGGCCAGGCGGCTCGCCACCCTCGCCGACGCCCCCCAGGAACGGGCGCTGGCCGGCCGCGACCTGATCGACCTGGTCAGCGAGGCCAACTTCCGCTTCGCCTCGATTGTGCTGCTCGCGGGTGAGGCCGCGCAGCACGTGGCGGGGCTGGGCACCGGCTCCGTCGACGCCCTGGCGTGGACGCGGGCCGCCGACGTGGTGAACGAACTGGACAACGTGGCGGAGAGCAGCGCCGATCCGGATCTCAAGAGAGTCGCGGCCGCGTACCTGAACGCGGTCGTGGACGCCGCGGATCGCATCCGGGAGCGCCCCGCCGGGGTCGAGCAGGCCCTCGCCGCCACACGCGAGGCCGCTCGGCAGGCGCGCCCGCTGATCCTGCGCTACGAGGGACGGCGAGACGAACAGGCCGGACGCCGCAGGGAATCCCGGATGCACCTCCAGGAGGCGCTGGACGCGTTGCGCGACGACGACGTCCTCCTGCGCATCGTCCTGCTGGCGGAGCTGGGCCGGCGGGACGAGGCGCATGAGATCACCATGACGCTGCTGAAAGCCGGGAGGCTGCACCTGGACTTCGCCGTGTCGCTCTTCCTCATCCTCGAGGACCCGGAGACGGCGCAACTCGCGTTGCAGGTCCTCGACCAGCAGGGCTGGCCACCACCGGCCAGGCGGCCCTGGCTCGGCCCCGCGCGCCGCGCGGAGCTGGCCGCCGCGCTCGGTCGTTTCGACGAGGCAGTCACGCACGGTGCCCGTGCCATCGAGGACTTCGAGAACAGGTCGGCCGGGCTCGTCAGGGAGGTACTGCGTACCTCGATGACGGACGACGTCAACGTCGCTGCCATGTACCACTTCGCCGTCATGGCCCACCTCGGGCTGGCCGGCCAGGCCGGCTCCCCGGCGGAGGCCGACCGTGCCGTCCGCGACGCCTTCCAGCTCGCCGACCGCTGCCGCGGGCTCGTCGTCGATCTCCTGCGTGCGCTTGACGAGCTGCCCGACGGCGCGCCTCGGGACGCCGTCGGCCACTGGCTGAGGGCAGGCTCCGCCTGGGCGGCGGCCTACGAGGGCTTGGCCAGGCAGGTGGCGGGGGCATCGGCGGATCCACCCGCGCCGGAGGAGGTCCAGCGCCGGATCCTGGCCGTCGAGGACGAGCTCGAAGCGGCGGAGTCGGCGGTCGCCGAGCTCGCGCCGCAGGTGCTCACCGGGTGGCGGGAGAGACGGCCCGGCGCGAACTGGGACGAGGTACGCGCCGGACTGACCGGCGATCGTGTCCTGCTCTACTACGAGGCGTTCGGACAGGACCTGGTGGTCTGGGCCGCCGACCCGGACGGCCTGCGCCACTACCGCGTACGGATCCGCGAGCGTGACCTGGCCGCCGACGTCAGGGCGTTCCACCAATCGTGCGCCACCGGCTGGTACGACCGGCGACTCGGCGAACGGCTCACGGGGCTGCTGCTCGGACCGGTCGAGTCCATGATCCCGGACGACAGTCACGTGATCGTCGTGCCGCACCGATCGCTGGCTCTGCTTCCCTTCCACGCCCTGCCCTGGCGCGACAAGGTCCTGGGAGAGCGCAACCACGTCTCCCACCTGCCGTCGGCGGCGCTGCTCGCCCGCCCGGGGGCCGCACGCGTACCGGACCTCAACGGGCCGGCGCTGCTGGTGGGCAACCCGGCGTACAGCCCGCAGCGCGGCCTCCACCCACTGGGAGGCAGCGCCACCGAAGTGGCGGCGATCGCCGGTCTGCTCGGCGACGCGGAGGTCCTGACAGGCGACGACGCCACCGAGCAGGCCGTCAGGACACGGGCGCCGGGGTGCCGCATCCTGCACCTCGCCACGCACGGCCTCGTCGACGAACTGGCGCCGCACCGCAGCTACCTCGCGCTCGCCGGCGACGGCCGGCTCACCGTGGGGGACCTGATGGGGCTCGACCTCGGCGCCGACCTCGTGGTGCTGTCGGCGTGCCATACGGGCAAGGGCACCGCCACCGCGGGCGGGGACATCGTGGGGCTGGTCCGTGCCGCGGTGACGGCCGGCGCGCGGCACGTGGTGGTATCGCTGTGGCCGGCCGACGATCAGGCCGCCGCCCTGCTCATGACGGGGATGTATCGGCGCCTGGCAGCGGGCGACGGCGTCACGCGAGCTCTCACCTCGGTCCGGCGCTGGGTGCGCACGCTCGACGAGGACGCACGGGATGTCGCGTACGAGACCCTGCGGCGCGACGTCGGCACAGGCGGGGCCTCCGGGGCGCGGGACCTGCGACCCGAAGGGCCCGCGCCCGGGCCAGAGATCGGATCACCTTATTTCTGGGGCTCGTTCGTGCATTATGGCGTGTGA
- a CDS encoding helix-turn-helix domain-containing protein, with the protein MTTTPQTRPRLTPREHSVLRLLAEGLTAKEMARRLGVSPRTVGKHQENLYRKLSTSDRLTAVLRGYALGLLSFPITARHD; encoded by the coding sequence GTGACGACCACACCACAGACCCGGCCGCGGCTGACTCCACGCGAGCACAGTGTGCTCCGGCTACTCGCCGAAGGGCTGACGGCCAAGGAGATGGCCCGGCGGCTCGGCGTCTCGCCGCGCACCGTCGGCAAGCACCAGGAGAACCTCTACCGCAAGCTCAGCACCTCCGACCGGCTCACGGCCGTGCTGAGGGGGTACGCGCTCGGCTTGCTCTCATTCCCGATCACCGCGCGCCATGACTGA
- a CDS encoding helix-turn-helix transcriptional regulator has translation MTLLSADRMVGREDQLAMLRDAFGAASGGAPVAFVVGGEAGSGKTRLLRDFTAWVSGHGARVLAGGCLNLSAGDMAYAPLTEALRRLVRELGAPAVRRLAGRNWRELGLLLPVLMEEDQQEPSREGTQRRLFEAVLHLLDELGETGPVLFAVENLQWADRSTLDLLVFLIRTLQEERVLVVLTYRTDDLLPGHMLRGTLADIELSGRCRRCELARLDRDRHRELVAAILGGDPPGDLADRVFDRSDGNPFFTEELIAARDLGEQGVPIAVRDVVLARIEALSEPAQEVLRVVATAGRQVTHPLLARVCDLRERELRRTLQECVGRQILVVEPSRQTYGYRHELAREAVYAELLPGDRSWLHGAIAEALTEDPALSQTDSLNLAAELAHHWEQAHNVPQALAESVRGAAAAVSVFAYAEAARQYDRALRLWTRVPDAEDRAGLAREDLLVRAADAYRWSGRISEAVGLLDEILAKLGHDGEAARAGTLLERKGRYLWELGRGEESLRAYEEATRVLSGEPPSAEVAWTRAGYATALMQAGHYRAAIGQSEEALRIARLVGARAEEGRALNTMGVALTLTGAPEAGTAALRTATDIADELGALEDVFRAYANLAYVLEVTGELEEALDVARRGVDRGRDLGLELTGGGALVANAASVLVLLGRWNEAEEVAGAASARDLPPGFDFYLQIVRSEIEIGRGAFAAAEERLNEAGSVAARLDEPQFAGPLHVLWAELALWRGQHARALGCVDNGLAATAHGDHGGFALRLCAMGLRVTADEARRLRSLPRPDQAEIDQVVEVGARLLSQAEAAALGAEETPLPEMSATLALCRAESARLAGRHDVDAWEAVAESWLSLRRPYPAAYARWRQGEAAIELGDRLAAAEPLGEAARIAGRIGAEPLRAEVMAMAVAARVSVDAGHRPPPQQVPDPFGLTRREREVLRHLAQGQSNRQIARALFITEKTASVHVSHIMTKLGAATRGVAAVTARRHGLVDP, from the coding sequence GTGACACTCTTGTCAGCCGACCGGATGGTAGGCCGCGAGGACCAACTCGCCATGCTGCGGGACGCCTTCGGCGCGGCGAGCGGCGGTGCTCCGGTCGCCTTCGTGGTCGGCGGCGAGGCCGGGTCGGGCAAGACCAGGCTGCTGCGCGACTTCACCGCCTGGGTCTCCGGTCACGGAGCCCGGGTCCTGGCCGGCGGTTGCCTGAACCTCAGCGCCGGCGACATGGCCTACGCGCCGCTGACCGAGGCGCTGCGCAGACTGGTGCGTGAGCTCGGGGCGCCCGCCGTGCGCAGGCTGGCCGGGCGCAACTGGCGAGAGCTCGGGCTGCTTCTCCCCGTCCTGATGGAGGAGGATCAGCAGGAGCCGTCCCGCGAAGGGACCCAGCGCCGCCTGTTCGAGGCGGTCCTGCACCTGCTCGACGAGCTCGGCGAGACGGGGCCCGTGTTGTTCGCCGTGGAGAACCTGCAGTGGGCCGACCGCTCCACGCTGGACCTCCTGGTGTTCCTCATCCGCACGCTCCAGGAAGAGCGAGTGCTGGTGGTTCTCACCTACCGGACCGACGACCTGCTGCCCGGCCACATGCTCAGAGGCACGCTGGCCGACATCGAGCTCAGCGGTCGCTGCCGCCGCTGCGAGCTGGCGCGGCTCGACCGCGATCGGCACCGGGAACTGGTGGCGGCCATTCTGGGGGGCGACCCTCCAGGCGACCTCGCCGATCGGGTGTTCGACCGTTCGGACGGCAACCCGTTCTTCACCGAGGAGCTGATCGCCGCGCGGGACCTCGGCGAGCAGGGCGTCCCGATCGCGGTCCGCGACGTCGTGCTGGCCAGGATCGAGGCGCTCAGCGAGCCCGCGCAGGAGGTGCTGCGGGTAGTGGCGACAGCGGGCCGGCAGGTCACGCACCCGTTGCTGGCAAGGGTCTGCGACCTGCGAGAGCGCGAGCTGAGGCGGACGTTGCAGGAATGCGTGGGACGGCAGATCCTCGTCGTCGAGCCGTCCCGGCAGACCTACGGCTACCGTCACGAGTTGGCGCGAGAGGCCGTCTACGCCGAGCTGCTGCCCGGCGACCGCAGCTGGTTGCACGGCGCGATCGCCGAAGCGCTTACCGAGGACCCGGCCCTGTCACAGACCGACAGCCTCAACCTGGCGGCCGAGCTGGCACACCACTGGGAGCAGGCGCACAACGTCCCCCAGGCGCTGGCGGAGTCCGTACGCGGCGCCGCGGCGGCGGTGTCCGTCTTCGCCTACGCCGAGGCGGCCCGGCAGTACGACCGTGCGCTACGGCTGTGGACCCGCGTGCCGGACGCCGAGGACCGAGCCGGGCTGGCCCGCGAGGACCTGCTCGTCCGGGCCGCCGACGCCTACCGCTGGTCGGGCCGGATCTCCGAGGCGGTGGGACTGCTCGACGAGATCCTGGCCAAGCTCGGTCACGACGGCGAGGCCGCGCGGGCCGGAACCCTGCTCGAACGCAAGGGTCGCTACCTGTGGGAGCTGGGCCGGGGCGAGGAGTCGCTACGGGCGTACGAGGAGGCCACCAGGGTCCTGTCCGGCGAGCCGCCCTCGGCCGAGGTGGCCTGGACCCGGGCCGGGTACGCGACCGCGCTCATGCAGGCAGGACACTATCGCGCCGCCATCGGCCAGAGCGAGGAGGCCCTGCGGATCGCCCGCCTCGTGGGAGCCCGGGCGGAGGAGGGGCGGGCACTGAACACCATGGGTGTCGCCCTCACCCTGACGGGAGCGCCGGAGGCCGGCACCGCCGCGCTGCGCACCGCCACGGACATCGCCGATGAGCTGGGCGCGCTGGAGGACGTCTTCCGGGCGTACGCGAACCTGGCCTACGTCCTGGAGGTCACCGGCGAGCTCGAAGAGGCGCTCGACGTGGCACGGCGGGGCGTGGACCGGGGCCGCGACCTGGGGCTCGAGCTGACCGGAGGCGGCGCGCTGGTGGCCAACGCGGCCTCGGTGCTGGTGCTGCTGGGCAGGTGGAACGAGGCTGAGGAGGTGGCCGGCGCGGCGAGCGCGCGGGACCTGCCGCCCGGCTTTGACTTCTACCTGCAGATCGTCCGCTCCGAGATCGAGATTGGACGGGGTGCCTTCGCCGCGGCCGAGGAGCGGCTGAACGAGGCGGGCTCGGTCGCCGCTCGGCTCGACGAGCCGCAGTTCGCGGGACCGCTGCACGTGCTGTGGGCCGAGCTGGCGCTTTGGCGTGGGCAGCACGCGCGGGCACTAGGTTGCGTGGACAACGGGCTCGCCGCTACGGCACACGGCGATCACGGTGGCTTCGCGCTGCGACTGTGCGCCATGGGACTGCGGGTGACAGCTGACGAGGCGCGGCGGTTGCGCTCCCTACCCAGGCCTGACCAGGCGGAGATCGACCAGGTCGTGGAGGTGGGCGCCCGGCTCCTGTCCCAGGCCGAGGCCGCGGCGCTCGGCGCGGAGGAGACCCCGCTGCCCGAGATGTCGGCGACCTTGGCGCTGTGCCGGGCGGAGAGTGCCCGGCTGGCCGGCCGTCACGACGTGGATGCATGGGAGGCGGTCGCGGAGTCCTGGCTGTCGCTACGGCGTCCGTACCCGGCCGCGTACGCGCGATGGCGGCAGGGCGAGGCGGCGATCGAGCTCGGCGACCGCCTGGCCGCCGCGGAGCCCCTGGGCGAGGCCGCCCGCATCGCTGGACGGATCGGCGCGGAGCCGCTGCGCGCCGAGGTCATGGCCATGGCCGTGGCGGCCCGGGTGAGCGTGGACGCAGGCCACCGGCCGCCGCCGCAACAGGTGCCCGACCCGTTCGGGCTGACCCGGCGCGAGCGCGAGGTGCTCAGGCACCTGGCGCAGGGACAGAGCAATCGGCAGATCGCACGCGCCCTGTTCATCACCGAGAAGACGGCGAGCGTGCACGTGTCGCACATCATGACCAAGCTCGGCGCCGCCACCCGCGGTGTGGCCGCGGTCACGGCGCGCCGGCACGGCCTCGTCGATCCCTGA